One window of Fusarium keratoplasticum isolate Fu6.1 chromosome 2, whole genome shotgun sequence genomic DNA carries:
- a CDS encoding F-box domain-containing protein, with product MVAEAAGDEAATPPRTALTFLDLPAETQQEILSHCSQSDLICCALVSRHFHDLASAQLYRSFNILFPDDDDVRFESPIDGLAGGLDTFTTSEYNYAKHLRELSMDTVSTGIKAEHAYKPYLYSASCGKFLNTLLYLTLKKAKSLETFRWNIRVELSRPVYRELHKIRTLTKFHIRMQAGETYYMTPPPLPLVIDDPPPVAAHYYDIPPPPPPPVFSAPLTGVNSGPVLSASPPSMLPLSKQFSKSKAGKRGSEAQEPPTLSGFKRLKSLSVLDIDSLESVTELKACVRNSASTLTELHLSLSESMALQARRPPPDSDPDDSDVDDEFQVVPASQSTNFDATGPAKTFRSQEERKLQEAILGKIFDVESSITKKPALHHSPRDVACSQPEGQETDNNGNSVDPRDEFVSSIKSVSSRLMSHVNGSRDFTSAQQDILDMIEKAARKYADSCEQPSQQPDGPSDSSSAAPKDGEEQPAKKDASSDSEAKTSVTLPDRSKNKGPSGDLSPDDIEIEHLDMVEDMDEESDEQQTKDSDDKQPEPQPQETSEPASSSKTPPKTPPTISKSGLRKLFEALDDQRSDYETFLLNLSHLQNDIISLNQRITTLLADSNGVDIEQVMEAEGRMKRLKQCVLDVEREIRATDAEVHKVQKELKEKPLANSADLQQSMDDYIRETRGIALETLGIHLIPVKASVLSRAIDLRCIRNLTLLNVGNQSPIWTMLSKENKIHPLALRSVFTDNVSTAFLTCMSQLDELHDLFMLERSPKFKPESFAPRTTVTIDQIRRLVLKKHMPTLKRLMIKDESNSSVWDANQKAMILICNRGAQLEELALSMNIHAVHAFMQYFAGLVNLRAINILRFRNNDTCIWVMREILNFIVDNLSHHPELKLEWIAMEDDRLDRVIRPSDTPEEAPKRRDKGKEKLSMGLHHNDSALPVLPTWASDSESDDDDDDASNCGKRLRLKTVGVLQFFEVWGVRIFDKEIRTGRL from the exons ATGGTTGCGGAGGCTgccggcgacgaggctgccacCCCGCCCAGGACCGCGCTCACGTTTCTGGATCTCCCGGCCGAGACTCAACAGGAGATTTTGTCCCAT TGTTCCCAGTCAGATCTGATATGTTGCGCGCTCGTCTCCCGGCACTTCCACGACCTCGCCTCTGCTCAGCTCTACCGCAGCTTCAACATTCTCTTCCcagacgacgatgatgtcAGATTCGAGTCACCCATCGACGGCCTCGCAGGTGGCCTTGACACCTTCACCACGAGCGAGTACAACTATGCCAAGCATCTCAGGGAACTGTCCATGGATACGGTGAGCACTGGCATTAAGGCTGAACATGCTTATAAGCCCTATCTATACAGTGCTAGTTGCGGCAAGTTTCTGAACACTCTTCTCTACCTGAccctgaagaaggccaagtcgCTCGAGACCTTCAG GTGGAACATCCGAGTCGAACTCAGTAGACCTGTCTATCGAGAACTGCACAAGATCAGGACATTGACCAAATTCCACATTCGCATGCAGGCTGGAGAGACCTATTACATGACGCCGCCCCCTCTTCCACTGGTCATTGACGACCCTCCACCAGTGGCTGCTCATTACTATGACAtccctccgcctccgccccCACCTGTCTTCTCAGCTCCTCTCACTGGCGTGAACTCGGGACCGGTTTTGAGCGCTTCGCCGCCATCCATGCTGCCCCTGTCGAAGCAGTTTTCCAAGTCAAAGGCTGGAAAACGTGGGTCAGAGGCTCAAGAGCCCCCAACACTTTCAGGATTCAAGCGACTAAAAAGCCTCTCCGTCCTTGATATAGACAGTCTCGAGTCGGTAACTGAGCTGAAAGCATGTGTCAGAAACTCAGCCTCGACCCTGACTGAGTTGCACCTGTCCCTCTCCGAGTCCATGGCGTTGCAGGCGAGGCGACCGCCGCCCGATTCTGATCCGGATGATTCcgatgtcgacgacgagTTCCAGGTTGTCCCCGCTTCTCAAAGCACCAATTTCGATGCAACTGGCCCTGCAAAGACATTCCGTTCTCAAGAGGAGCGCAAGCTTCAAGAAGCCATCCTAGGAAAGATCTTTGATGTTGAATCATCAATCACCAAGAAACCGGCATTGCATCACAGCCCCCGGGATGTGGCGTGTAGCCAGCCAGAAGGCCAGGAGACGGACAACAATGGCAATTCGGTCGACCCTCGTGATGAATTTGTGTCGTCTATCAAGAGTGTGTCCTCAAGGTTGATGTCACATGTCAACGGCTCGCGTGACTTCACCTCTGCGCAGCAGGATATTTTGGATATGATCGAAAAGGCTGCAAGAAAGTATGCAGACTCTTGCGAACAGCCATCTCAACAGCCCGATGGACCATCTGATAGCAGCTCAGCGGCGCccaaggatggagaagagcaaCCAGCCAAGAAAGATGCCAGTTCGGACtcagaggccaagacttcGGTAACCTTGCCTGATCGATCCAAAAACAAGGGCCCTAGTGGCGATTTGTCGCCCGACGATATCGAAATCGAGCATTTGGATATGGTGGAAGACATGGATGAGGAGTCCGATGAACAGCAAACCAAGGATTCAGATGACAAGCAACCTGAGCCACAGCCCCAAGAAACGTCGGAgccggcttcttcctcaaagACACCACCGAAGACGCCACCTACGATCTCTAAATCCGGCCTCAGGAAACTGTTCGAAGCACTAGATGATCAGCGATCGGATTATGAGACGTTCCTGTTGAATCTGTCGCACCTTCAGAATGACATTATTTCACTCAATCAGAGGATCACTACACTGCTGGCTGACAGCAATGGGGTGGATATCGAGCAGGTCATGGAAGCAGAGGGCCGCATGAAGAGACTCAAGCAGTGCGTTTTGGACGTTGAGCGCGAGATAAGGGCAACCGACGCCGAAGTCCATAAAGTCCAGAAAGAACTCAAGGAAAAGCCACTGGCAAACAGTGCTGATCTGCAACAGTCGATGGACGACTATATCCGAGAAACACGCGGAATCGCCCTTGAAACACTGGGAATTCACCTCATCCCGGTCAAAGCCTCTGTCCTGTCGAGGGCCATTGACCTGAGGTGCATCAGGAACTTGACCCTCCTCAACGTGGGAAACCAGAGCCCAATCTGGACGATGCTTtccaaggagaacaagatTCACCCGCTGGCGTTGCGGAGCGTCTTTACGGACAATGTGTCGACGGCATTCCTCACCTGCATGTCGCAGCTGGATGAGCTTCACGACCTCTTCATGCTGGAACGAAGCCCCAAGTTCAAGCCCGAGAGCTTCGCTCCTCGAACTACTGTAACGATTGATCAGATTCGTCGACTGGTGCTGAAGAAGCACATGCCCACACTCAAGAGGCTCATGATCAAGGACGAGTCCAACAGCTCTGTCTGGGATGCCAACCAGAAGGCAATGATTCTCATCTGCAACCGCGGAGCACAGCTAGAGGAGCTGGCTCTGAGTATGAACATCCACGCGGTG CATGCCTTTATGCAATACTTTGCTGGGTTGGTCAACCTTCGTGCCATCAATATCCTTCGATTCAGGAACAATGACACTTGTATCTGGGTCATGCGCGAGATTCTCAACTTTATCGTGGACAACCTCTCACACCATCCCGAGTTGAAGCTGGAGTGGATTGCAATGGAAGATGACAGGCTAGACCGAGTGATCAGGCCTTCAGACACTCCTGAAGAGGCGCCCAAGAGGAGAGACAAGGGTAAGGAAAAGCTGTCTATGGGCCTTCACCATAATGACAGTGCTCTCCCCGTGCTGCCGACTTGGGCATCCGACAGTGAaagcgatgacgatgacgacgacgcgTCAAACTGTGGAAAGCGACTTCGGCTCAAAACAGTTGGGGTGTTGCAGTTTTTCGAAGTTTGGGGGGTCAGGATCTTTGACAAGGAGATTCGGACTGGACGACTGTAA
- a CDS encoding TGc domain-containing protein — protein MAETEEPQFNSLAERIAALKKQQSFTGAPSPEPFRKRPPPPPPPGRPAAEARSQTVPVISTTADAPVKSNPLIPPRPKRIVSTPAVEQTIAESPHDEAQHRRPGGPPPLPSRTSSMQPAPTLPPRRASTQPPGLMVRRGSGSSELSQHSTLSTLSAGRPPSSITSQGSEGTPGHKLPPAYDPASLPKLPPTRREREEAAAAAKAVKTKRSIPSLRPPKSAEPALPPRPSLPPRLPSRPAKPQASAVPEPQETAQPKKLPPRTTANTKTNTKTPIIIGFSSGRKPSHEDDSQEPPIPTVRPRIPSRPRSEDEPPPIPTSSRPSAAQIEAFTVRAATPVAPVYGCLICRDWSGPDTVAAQYPRGSLPRTDPTGYLAKVLCDPFPSYTDKARAIFTWFHHNVDYDTAAFFGNNVRHMTAEDTIFTGKAVCAGYAETYKAIANRAGLECVVVTGHGKGFGYTPLKKGERPPPAKPDGHAWNAVRIDGGDWKLLDACWGAGHVCGQNYTAKFSPVQFVSSNEDFGRRHFPAESRYQFRSDGQVVGWDAYYTGGIDGEPHTMCGTTADEGIAEYSVEPKQLHLSVDSGEIVRFQFSKACEHWSSKMNGGKERLVILSLPRGEGTRDEMVPLQTDGYWYWIDVNAKDLGPRGKSVRLLVLTKFGDHDPRGVTGDEFRAKIGRYAMQWEYLVTWDLV, from the coding sequence atggccgagacCGAGGAGCCCCAGTTCAACAGTCTGGCTGAGAGAATTGCCgctctcaagaagcagcagagtTTCACTGGCGCCCCGAGTCCTGAGCCCTTTCGCAAGCGgcctccccctccacccCCTCCCGGCCGTCCTGCGGCTGAGGCCAGGAGCCAGACGGTGCCAGTCATTTCAACAACAGCTGATGCCCCCGTTAAAAGCAATCCATTGATTCCTCCGAGGCCCAAGAGGATCGTTTCGACTCCTGCTGTAGAGCAAACTATAGCAGAATCTCCACATGATGAGGCCCAACATCGTCGTCCTGGGGGCCCACCTCCGCTCCCAAGTCGCACATCGTCGATGCAGCCAGCGCCGACCTTGCCACCGCGGCGCGCATCGACACAACCTCCTGGGTTGATGGTCAGGCgtggctctggctcttcagAGCTATCTCAGCATTCCACATTATCTACACTGTCTGCAGGGCGGCCCCCTTCGTCAATCACAAGCCAAGGTTCTGAAGGCACGCCTGGGCACAAGCTACCTCCAGCTTATGATCCAGCAAGCCTCCCAAAGTTACCGCCAACTCGAAGGGAACGAGAGGAGGCTGCAGCTGCCGCCAAGGCAGTAAAGACCAAGCGGTCTATACCTTCACTTCGGCCTCCCAAGAGTGCCGAGCCTGCACTGCCGCCACGGCCAAGCCTTCCACCAAGACTCCCTTCGCGCCCAGCCAAGCCACAGGCGAGTGCCGTTCCCGAGCCTCAGGAgacagcccagcccaagaAACTGCCTCCTAGGACAACTGCAAACACCAAAACAAACACCAAAACGCCCATTATTATTGGATTCTCGTCCGGACGGAAGCCGTCACATGAAGATGACTCCCAAGAACCCCCGATACCAACCGTGCGACCTCGTATACCCAGCCGTCCACGCTCAGAGGATGAGCCTCCGCCAATCCCTACCTCATCGCGCCCCTCAGCGGCCCAGATCGAGGCATTCACGGTCCGAGCTGCTACTCCAGTAGCGCCGGTATATGGTTGCCTCATTTGTCGAGATTGGAGTGGCCCCGATACAGTGGCAGCGCAATATCCTAGGGGTTCGTTGCCGAGAACCGACCCTACTGGGTATTTGGCAAAGGTGCTCTGTGACCCATTCCCGTCTTATACAGACAAGGCGCGAGCCATATTCACCTGGTTCCATCATAACGTTGACTACGACACGGCCGCATTTTTCGGCAATAATGTCAGACACATGACTGCCGAGGACACTATCTTCACTGGAAAAGCCGTCTGCGCAGGGTACGCAGAGACATACAAGGCGATCGCAAACAGAGCTGGGCTCGAATGCGTCGTTGTTACTGGCCATGGAAAGGGATTCGGATACACACCACTCAAGAAGGGTGAGCGTCCTCCGCCGGCCAAGCCAGACGGGCATGCCTGGAACGCAGTCCGTATCGATGGCGGGGACTGGAAGCTTTTGGACGCTTGCTGGGGTGCCGGTCATGTGTGCGGGCAAAACTACACGGCTAAGTTTTCGCCTGTGCAGTTCGTAAGTTCCAACGAGGATTTTGGCAGAAGACATTTCCCAGCCGAGTCACGCTATCAATTCCGCTCCGACGGCCAGGTTGTGGGTTGGGACGCGTACTACACCGGCGGCATCGATGGGGAACCCCATACGATGTGCGGGACAACTGCAGATGAAGGAATTGCCGAGTATAGCGTGGAACCGAAACAGCTTCATCTCTCTGTTGACAGCGGCGAAATCGTGCGGTTTCAGTTCTCCAAAGCCTGCGAACACTGGTCATCCAAGATGAACGGCGGCAAGGAACGCCTAGTGATCCTCAGCCTCCCCCGCGGCGAGGGAACCCGCGACGAAATGGTGCCACTGCAGACTGACGGCTATTGGTATTGGATCGATGTCAATGCGAAGGACCTGGGTCCTCGGGGCAAGTCGGTTAGGCTGCTTGTCCTGACAAAATTCGGCGATCATGACCCAAGGGGTGTCACGGGTGATGAGTTCCGTGCCAAGATCGGCAGATACGCAATGCAGTGGGAGTACCTTGTAACCTGGGATTTGGTTTGA